One part of the Flavobacterium johnsoniae UW101 genome encodes these proteins:
- a CDS encoding T9SS type A sorting domain-containing protein gives MKKNDSQFSTKQKLRLLSFILILMSFNLNAQEILGLNPYCLASNPTYTVTAPANTVYDEVVWSCTDPAVTFTGNPSPLSLSKVVYKSPGFIATGDTLTAQFKNAGVVVAKRQLAFISPQMPVQPSYVVSKTNDYCTSQYHIIVLTVTPNPNPSSNTNFSITPTIADASIVITQTSKNVFELKLPLNGQPYFIYNITETTPISGCQSNTLSSTSYGNSVSLNLTGCANTTPNPGTNYDFTLSPNPYSNGNITITANAVSSQSVATCRIYDSSGVLKLSFSLTNSYTSIPLRNAIPSLTTGVYIFQITYANGTVKTKNLAVN, from the coding sequence ATGAAAAAAAATGACTCTCAGTTTTCAACAAAACAAAAACTTCGTTTGTTGAGCTTTATCTTAATTTTAATGAGCTTTAATTTAAATGCTCAGGAAATTTTAGGTTTAAATCCTTACTGTTTAGCTTCAAATCCCACTTACACGGTTACTGCTCCGGCAAATACAGTATATGATGAAGTAGTATGGTCGTGTACAGATCCTGCAGTAACCTTTACAGGAAATCCGTCGCCTTTGTCTCTTTCTAAAGTAGTATACAAAAGCCCGGGATTTATTGCCACAGGAGATACTCTTACTGCACAATTTAAAAATGCCGGTGTAGTAGTTGCAAAAAGACAATTAGCGTTTATTTCACCGCAAATGCCCGTACAGCCTAGTTATGTAGTTTCAAAAACAAATGATTACTGTACATCTCAATATCATATTATAGTACTAACAGTAACTCCTAATCCAAACCCGAGTTCAAATACCAATTTTTCAATTACACCAACTATAGCAGATGCAAGTATTGTAATAACTCAAACCTCTAAAAATGTTTTCGAATTAAAACTGCCATTAAACGGACAGCCTTATTTTATATATAATATAACAGAAACAACCCCAATATCAGGATGTCAGTCAAATACTTTGTCATCGACTTCATACGGTAATTCGGTTTCATTAAATTTAACAGGTTGTGCTAATACTACTCCTAATCCGGGAACAAATTATGATTTTACGTTGTCACCAAACCCATATAGTAATGGTAATATAACAATTACAGCAAATGCAGTTTCTTCACAATCTGTAGCAACATGCAGAATTTATGACAGTTCAGGTGTTTTAAAACTAAGCTTTTCTTTAACGAATTCATACACATCCATTCCGCTTAGAAACGCTATACCGTCATTAACTACTGGTGTTTATATTTTTCAGATAACATACGCAAATGGAACTGTGAAGACTAAAAACTTAGCTGTGAATTAA
- a CDS encoding glycoside hydrolase family 27 protein gives MKKTIVLLAVLSSFNFGFSQGNTHTQTGGKFEGLAMTPPMGWNSWNTFAANIDEKLVKETADIMVSSGLAAAGYNYIVLDDGWMTKERDANGDLVPDPAKFPNGMKALIDYVHSKGLKFGLYNCAGTQTCAGYPGTRGYEYQDARFYAKLGIDFLKYDWCNTKGITAPEAYTTMSNALKTAGRPIVFSLCEWGDNQPWEWGKPVGNLWRISGDIYPCFDCEFKHPENWSSWGFMKIAEMRKDIRKYSGPDHWNDFDMMEVGNEMNDTEDKSHFAMWCMLSSPLFTGNDYRKMSKETLAILTNKELIAINQDKLGIQGFKHSAEDGLEVWVKPLSDGNWAVTFLNRSDVSKKINFDWKKNTFKDVDFGYEADFNKTAFKLKNLWTNKEAGSTKKNFTAELASHDCITLKLSL, from the coding sequence ATGAAAAAAACAATAGTACTATTAGCTGTTTTGAGCTCATTTAATTTTGGCTTCAGCCAAGGAAATACGCACACACAAACAGGAGGTAAATTTGAAGGTCTTGCCATGACACCGCCAATGGGATGGAATTCATGGAATACTTTTGCAGCTAATATAGATGAGAAACTGGTAAAAGAAACAGCAGATATTATGGTTTCGTCTGGCTTAGCTGCTGCAGGCTATAATTATATAGTTTTAGATGACGGCTGGATGACAAAGGAACGTGATGCAAATGGCGATCTGGTTCCTGATCCGGCTAAATTTCCTAACGGAATGAAAGCTCTTATAGATTATGTACACAGCAAAGGTTTAAAATTTGGGTTGTATAATTGCGCAGGTACGCAGACTTGTGCAGGATATCCCGGGACTCGCGGTTACGAATATCAGGATGCTCGTTTTTATGCCAAACTTGGAATTGATTTTTTAAAATACGATTGGTGTAATACAAAAGGCATAACAGCGCCAGAAGCTTATACCACAATGAGTAATGCTTTAAAAACTGCTGGAAGACCAATTGTTTTCAGTCTTTGCGAATGGGGTGATAATCAGCCGTGGGAGTGGGGTAAACCAGTTGGAAATCTTTGGAGAATATCCGGCGATATTTATCCTTGTTTTGACTGCGAATTCAAACATCCTGAAAATTGGTCTTCGTGGGGATTCATGAAAATTGCCGAAATGCGAAAAGATATCCGTAAATATTCCGGCCCGGATCATTGGAATGATTTTGATATGATGGAAGTAGGCAACGAAATGAACGATACCGAAGATAAATCGCATTTTGCTATGTGGTGTATGCTTTCTTCACCATTGTTTACCGGAAATGACTATAGAAAAATGTCTAAAGAAACCTTGGCAATTTTAACAAACAAGGAGTTAATCGCGATAAATCAGGATAAATTAGGAATACAAGGATTTAAACATTCTGCTGAAGACGGTTTAGAAGTTTGGGTAAAACCTTTGTCTGATGGAAATTGGGCAGTAACTTTTTTAAATAGAAGTGATGTTTCTAAAAAGATTAATTTCGACTGGAAAAAGAATACTTTTAAAGATGTTGATTTTGGTTACGAAGCTGATTTTAATAAAACAGCATTCAAGCTAAAAAATCTTTGGACAAATAAAGAAGCAGGAAGCACCAAAAAGAACTTTACGGCAGAGTTAGCTTCTCATGACTGCATAACATTGAAACTATCTCTTTAA